The proteins below come from a single Mycobacterium parmense genomic window:
- a CDS encoding Gfo/Idh/MocA family protein, with the protein MAGNPIRVGVLGAATIAPLALTNPAKETAEVEVAAIAARDPARARTFATKHGVGRVHESYEALIGDPDIDAVYNPLPNGLHGRWTKAALLAGKHVLCEKPFTANAAEAREVAELAAQSDRVVMEAFHYRYHPLALRIEEIIASGELGELRRVEAAFCFPLPKFSDIRYNYSLGGGATMDAGCYAVHMTRTFGGATPEVVSAQAKLRNARIDRAMTAELQFPGGHTGGLRTSMWSSDLLRISARVVGERGELRALNPVMPHLFHRLTVRAAGGKRVERFSRRTSYAYQLDAFADAVLRGAEVKTSPRDAIENMTVIDAIYRAAGLPLREPS; encoded by the coding sequence ATGGCGGGTAATCCGATTCGCGTCGGCGTGCTGGGTGCCGCCACCATCGCACCGTTGGCGCTGACCAATCCCGCCAAGGAAACGGCCGAAGTCGAGGTTGCCGCAATCGCGGCCCGCGACCCGGCGCGCGCGCGGACGTTCGCCACCAAGCACGGGGTGGGCCGGGTGCACGAAAGCTACGAAGCGCTGATCGGCGACCCCGACATCGACGCCGTCTACAACCCGCTGCCCAACGGCTTGCACGGCCGGTGGACGAAAGCGGCGCTGCTGGCGGGCAAACACGTGCTGTGCGAAAAGCCGTTCACCGCCAACGCCGCCGAAGCCCGCGAGGTAGCCGAACTGGCCGCCCAATCCGATCGGGTCGTGATGGAGGCCTTCCACTACCGCTATCACCCCTTGGCCCTGCGCATCGAAGAGATCATCGCCTCGGGAGAATTGGGAGAGTTGCGGCGCGTCGAGGCGGCCTTCTGTTTTCCGCTGCCGAAGTTCTCCGACATTCGCTACAACTATTCCCTGGGCGGCGGTGCGACCATGGACGCCGGGTGCTATGCGGTGCACATGACCCGCACCTTTGGCGGCGCGACACCCGAAGTCGTTTCGGCGCAGGCGAAGTTGCGCAACGCGCGCATCGACCGCGCCATGACCGCCGAGTTGCAGTTTCCCGGCGGGCACACCGGCGGGCTGCGTACGTCGATGTGGTCCTCGGACCTGTTGCGAATCAGCGCCCGCGTCGTCGGGGAGCGCGGTGAGCTTCGCGCGCTCAATCCCGTGATGCCGCACCTGTTTCACCGCCTCACGGTCCGGGCCGCCGGAGGCAAACGGGTGGAACGCTTCTCCCGGCGGACCTCCTACGCTTACCAGCTCGACGCGTTCGCCGACGCCGTGCTGCGCGGCGCCGAGGTGAAAACGTCTCCGCGGGATGCGATAGAGAACATGACCGTCATCGACGCGATCTACCGTGCGGCGGGGCTACCGCTCCGCGAACCGAGCTGA
- a CDS encoding heme-binding protein — protein sequence MILPNLIARRAVTVAGAAVGALLCLDASAAADPTSRPPNCTAADIAGVATGVAAALSSYLFTHPDLNGFYTGLQDQPKDQIRTAVRDYFDANPAEQADLESIRQPLVDIRQRCQWTPLVDSGGATQ from the coding sequence ATGATCCTTCCGAATCTGATCGCTCGCCGGGCTGTCACGGTCGCCGGCGCGGCCGTCGGCGCCTTGTTGTGCCTCGATGCGTCGGCGGCCGCCGATCCGACGTCCCGACCGCCCAACTGCACGGCGGCGGACATCGCGGGCGTCGCGACCGGCGTCGCGGCGGCGCTCTCGAGTTACCTGTTCACCCACCCCGACCTCAACGGGTTCTACACCGGTCTGCAAGACCAGCCGAAGGACCAGATCCGTACTGCGGTGCGCGACTACTTCGACGCCAACCCCGCCGAGCAGGCCGACCTCGAGAGCATCCGCCAGCCGCTGGTCGACATCAGGCAGCGTTGCCAGTGGACGCCGTTGGTCGACTCGGGCGGCGCGACGCAATAG
- a CDS encoding SDR family NAD(P)-dependent oxidoreductase has product MGLLEHKTAVITGANSGIGLATARRFLAEGVERVFITGRRERELDSAATSLGPRAVPVRGDVGDPGDLDRLYAEVAAAGHGLDVVVANAGSTRVALLGEISDDDLDALLSTNVKGVVHTVQKALPHLNGGASIILTGSTTADRGRPGLSIYAATKAAVRSLARAWANELAGRNIRVNVVVAGSTATPGSDNLAAQTNPNATVEEFRAGRIATIPLGRFADPVEIANAIVFLASDLSSFTTGSTVTADGGFNQV; this is encoded by the coding sequence ATGGGACTACTGGAACACAAGACCGCGGTCATCACCGGCGCCAACTCCGGGATCGGATTGGCCACCGCCCGGCGTTTCCTCGCCGAGGGCGTTGAGCGGGTGTTCATCACAGGCCGCCGCGAGCGCGAACTCGATTCTGCCGCAACCAGCTTGGGTCCACGTGCGGTGCCGGTGCGCGGCGACGTCGGCGACCCCGGCGATCTCGATCGGCTCTACGCCGAGGTGGCCGCGGCGGGTCATGGACTCGACGTCGTCGTCGCCAACGCCGGGTCCACCCGCGTCGCGCTCCTGGGTGAGATCAGCGACGACGACCTCGACGCGCTGCTGAGCACCAACGTCAAAGGAGTCGTCCACACGGTGCAAAAGGCGCTGCCACACCTCAACGGCGGCGCCTCGATCATCCTCACCGGCTCGACCACCGCCGACCGGGGCCGGCCAGGACTGAGCATCTACGCCGCCACCAAGGCGGCCGTGCGCTCGCTGGCCCGCGCCTGGGCCAACGAACTCGCCGGCCGCAACATCCGCGTCAACGTCGTCGTCGCCGGTTCCACCGCCACACCCGGCAGCGACAACCTGGCGGCCCAGACCAATCCGAACGCCACGGTCGAGGAGTTTCGTGCAGGCCGCATCGCGACCATTCCGCTCGGGCGCTTCGCCGACCCTGTCGAGATCGCGAACGCGATCGTGTTCCTGGCCAGTGACCTGTCGAGTTTCACCACCGGGTCGACCGTGACCGCCGACGGCGGGTTCAACCAGGTCTGA
- a CDS encoding YihY/virulence factor BrkB family protein, translating to MVRWLDTLQRRNRAVGVLIAVLYKYLDDQGGYLAALITYYGFVSLFPLLLLMTTGLGVVLAGRPDLQAQVLHSTLSQFPVIGSQLHQPQGLSGGTAAVIIGIAGALYGGLGVGQAVQNAMDSVWAVPRNNRPDPIRSRLRSLLLLMVLGSAAIAATVLSAVGQATGALGLFGKIGVALAAVAINALICLVAFRVTTARGLTYRQVWPGALAAAFIWQILQWFGAGYIGHTVKTASATNSVFALVLGMLAFLFLVSSTLVVCAEFNVVLVERLYPRALLTPFVDDADLTAADRRTYTKKAKAERVKGFQRVSVRFSDLTRKAPPVRTPTPPAVG from the coding sequence ATGGTCAGGTGGCTGGACACGCTGCAGCGACGCAACCGCGCCGTCGGGGTGCTCATCGCTGTGCTCTACAAGTACCTCGACGATCAGGGCGGCTATCTGGCCGCCCTGATCACCTACTACGGTTTCGTGTCGCTGTTCCCCCTGTTGCTGCTGATGACCACGGGCCTTGGAGTGGTGCTCGCCGGCCGGCCCGACCTGCAGGCGCAGGTGCTGCACAGCACGTTGAGCCAGTTCCCCGTGATCGGCAGCCAGCTGCACCAACCGCAAGGGCTCAGCGGCGGGACGGCGGCCGTCATCATCGGCATCGCGGGCGCGCTCTACGGCGGCCTGGGTGTCGGTCAGGCCGTCCAGAACGCGATGGACTCGGTGTGGGCGGTCCCGCGAAACAACCGCCCGGATCCCATCCGCTCACGCCTGCGCAGCCTGCTCCTGCTGATGGTGCTCGGTTCGGCGGCCATCGCGGCCACCGTGCTCTCCGCGGTCGGCCAGGCGACCGGGGCACTGGGCCTGTTCGGGAAGATCGGCGTAGCCCTCGCCGCGGTGGCGATCAACGCGCTGATCTGCCTGGTCGCCTTCCGCGTGACCACGGCGCGAGGCCTGACATACCGCCAGGTGTGGCCGGGAGCGCTTGCGGCGGCGTTCATCTGGCAGATACTGCAGTGGTTCGGTGCCGGCTACATCGGGCACACGGTTAAGACGGCGAGCGCAACCAACAGCGTCTTCGCGTTGGTGCTCGGAATGCTGGCGTTCCTGTTCTTGGTGTCCTCGACCCTGGTGGTGTGCGCGGAGTTCAACGTGGTGCTGGTGGAGCGGCTCTACCCGCGCGCCCTGCTCACGCCCTTCGTCGACGACGCGGACCTCACCGCGGCCGACCGCAGGACCTACACGAAAAAGGCCAAAGCCGAACGCGTCAAGGGCTTTCAGCGCGTCAGCGTGCGGTTCTCCGACCTCACGCGCAAGGCGCCGCCCGTGCGCACGCCGACCCCGCCGGCCGTCGGCTGA
- a CDS encoding mechanosensitive ion channel family protein, whose amino-acid sequence MLRAFSLDHATHVALNLAWVAAAAVVAYAAGLALSWVLQRVKGRSPVIDDLDVLTRRPVRATLVVIATTTAVHHTTASSSQFRGWLDHALLIAVMATNTWLVASLVFVAERRAIARFARGDTDIADADRHRRKIRTQITMLRRLVVAVVVVFGLAAVLETFPAFNSIGKTLFASAGVLSVVAGLAAQTSLGAVFAGIQIAFSDAIRVGDVVVVENEWGRIEEITLTYVVVHLWDERRLVLPCTYFTKTPYQNWTRNATALLGTVELDVDFTVALNAMRSELDRLLRSDGLWDGRVGVLQVTDAVDGYVRVRMLVSAPNAGDLFDLRCNVREGMVTWLQRTKPAALPRQRIERAEPQRAADHPDTRPDAAAEPRADSALFNGSPGAEERGRAFSGPEAEDRLEDWEFARVRNPR is encoded by the coding sequence ATGCTCAGAGCGTTTTCGCTGGACCACGCGACACACGTCGCGCTCAACCTCGCCTGGGTGGCCGCGGCCGCGGTCGTCGCCTACGCGGCAGGCCTGGCGCTGTCGTGGGTGCTGCAGCGGGTCAAGGGCCGCAGTCCCGTCATCGACGACCTCGACGTGCTCACGCGGCGGCCGGTACGGGCGACGCTGGTGGTGATCGCGACCACCACGGCGGTGCATCACACGACGGCTTCGAGCTCGCAGTTTCGCGGCTGGCTCGACCACGCGCTGCTGATCGCGGTGATGGCGACGAACACCTGGCTGGTCGCCAGCCTGGTATTCGTCGCCGAACGACGCGCGATCGCGCGGTTCGCCCGGGGCGACACGGACATCGCCGACGCCGACCGGCACCGGCGCAAAATCCGCACGCAGATCACCATGCTGCGCCGGCTGGTGGTCGCCGTCGTCGTCGTCTTCGGCCTGGCCGCTGTGCTCGAGACCTTCCCGGCCTTCAACAGCATCGGAAAGACCTTGTTCGCCTCGGCTGGTGTGTTGTCGGTGGTGGCCGGCCTGGCCGCCCAGACGTCCCTCGGCGCGGTGTTCGCGGGCATTCAGATCGCCTTCTCGGACGCCATCCGGGTGGGCGACGTCGTGGTCGTCGAGAACGAGTGGGGCCGCATCGAGGAGATCACGTTGACCTACGTGGTGGTGCATCTGTGGGACGAGCGGCGGCTGGTGCTCCCGTGCACCTACTTCACCAAGACGCCGTACCAGAACTGGACCCGCAACGCGACGGCCCTGCTCGGCACCGTCGAGCTCGACGTCGACTTCACCGTGGCGCTGAACGCCATGCGCAGCGAGCTGGACCGGCTGCTGCGGTCCGACGGCCTGTGGGACGGCCGCGTCGGCGTGCTGCAGGTGACCGATGCGGTGGACGGCTATGTGCGGGTGCGGATGCTGGTCAGCGCGCCCAACGCGGGCGATCTGTTCGACCTGCGCTGCAACGTTCGCGAGGGCATGGTGACGTGGCTGCAACGCACGAAGCCGGCCGCCCTGCCGCGGCAGCGCATCGAGCGGGCCGAGCCGCAGCGCGCAGCCGACCATCCGGATACGCGGCCAGACGCCGCCGCGGAGCCGCGCGCCGATTCCGCCCTGTTCAACGGGAGCCCCGGGGCCGAGGAGCGCGGGCGCGCCTTCAGCGGACCGGAAGCCGAGGACCGCCTCGAAGACTGGGAGTTCGCACGGGTACGCAACCCCCGCTGA
- a CDS encoding nitroreductase family deazaflavin-dependent oxidoreductase: protein MVDDEMRSEREFNQHNIEEFRRNGGKVGGQFDGFPLLLLTSTGARSGARRVNPVAYFDVDGKIYVVGSAAGRDSNPAWVHNIRANPRVTVEIGSRGPKPATARELPRAERDPIYRIVVERAPGFGEYQERTDRLIPVFELVPE from the coding sequence ATGGTCGACGACGAGATGCGTTCGGAACGGGAGTTCAACCAGCACAACATCGAGGAGTTCCGCCGCAACGGGGGCAAGGTCGGCGGACAGTTCGACGGCTTTCCGCTGCTCTTGCTGACCTCCACGGGCGCACGAAGCGGCGCGCGGCGCGTCAACCCCGTCGCCTACTTCGACGTCGACGGCAAGATCTACGTCGTCGGCTCGGCGGCGGGGCGGGACAGCAATCCGGCATGGGTCCATAACATTCGCGCCAACCCGCGCGTCACGGTCGAAATCGGTTCGCGGGGACCGAAGCCGGCGACGGCTCGGGAATTGCCGCGCGCAGAGCGCGACCCGATCTATCGCATCGTCGTCGAACGGGCCCCGGGGTTCGGTGAGTACCAGGAACGCACCGACCGGTTGATCCCGGTGTTCGAGTTGGTTCCCGAATAG
- a CDS encoding SAM-dependent methyltransferase, with amino-acid sequence MPRTDNDSWDLATSVGATATMVAAARAIASKADNPVIQDRFAEPLVRAVGVDFFTRWVSGELNADDVDDHESGWKLGQMPDAMAARTRFFDAFFAEAAQAGIRQAVILASGLDARAYRLAWPDGMTVFEIDQPQVLQFKAATLDGLGATPRADLRAVPVDLRQDWPKVLQENGFDKARPTAWIAEGLFGYLPPQAQDRLLDNITALSAPGSRLAVEAIPDKPERDTEKAREMMRRATAKWRDHGFELDWEELGFEGERNDVAGYLDGLGWRSEGIEMSELLADNGLAAIARTNDTVSVADTVYYRSVLSA; translated from the coding sequence ATGCCACGGACAGACAACGACTCTTGGGATTTGGCCACCAGTGTGGGCGCGACGGCGACGATGGTCGCCGCCGCGCGGGCGATCGCATCCAAGGCCGACAACCCGGTTATTCAGGACCGCTTCGCCGAACCGCTGGTGCGCGCCGTCGGCGTCGACTTCTTCACCCGCTGGGTGAGTGGCGAACTCAACGCCGACGACGTCGACGACCACGAGTCCGGCTGGAAACTGGGGCAGATGCCCGACGCGATGGCGGCGCGAACCCGGTTCTTCGACGCCTTCTTCGCCGAGGCCGCGCAGGCGGGGATCCGCCAGGCCGTGATTCTGGCGTCCGGTCTGGACGCGCGCGCCTACCGGCTGGCGTGGCCCGACGGCATGACGGTGTTCGAGATCGATCAGCCGCAGGTGCTCCAATTCAAGGCCGCCACGCTGGACGGGTTGGGCGCCACCCCCCGCGCCGACCTGCGCGCCGTCCCCGTCGACCTGCGGCAGGACTGGCCGAAGGTACTGCAGGAGAACGGCTTTGACAAAGCGCGGCCGACGGCGTGGATCGCCGAAGGTCTCTTCGGGTATCTGCCACCGCAAGCGCAGGATCGGCTGCTGGACAACATCACCGCGTTGAGCGCCCCGGGCAGCCGACTCGCGGTCGAAGCCATCCCGGACAAGCCGGAGCGGGACACCGAGAAGGCCCGCGAGATGATGCGCAGGGCCACCGCCAAGTGGCGCGACCACGGCTTCGAGTTGGACTGGGAGGAACTCGGTTTCGAAGGCGAGCGCAACGACGTCGCCGGGTACCTGGACGGCCTGGGCTGGCGCTCAGAGGGGATTGAGATGAGCGAGTTGTTGGCCGACAACGGTTTGGCGGCCATCGCGCGGACCAACGACACGGTGTCGGTTGCGGACACCGTCTACTACCGTTCGGTGTTGAGCGCATGA
- a CDS encoding class I SAM-dependent methyltransferase, with protein MTAPRRRGLNDSITQIWGFLAPAYDLPFLQRWIYRPPHDEVIAQLRWHKSRKIADIACGTGILSERIAREVQPEELYGVDMSDGMLNQARARTDRVQWLRGPAEQLPFDDGALDAVVTTSAFHFFDQPAALREFHRVLAPGGLVAVSALSARGPQLQASSARWKPQHNASPSETRRLFEDAGFVISDQHRIRRPIWTRIVSDLLTVGTKG; from the coding sequence ATGACGGCGCCGCGACGTCGAGGGCTCAACGACTCCATCACCCAGATCTGGGGTTTCCTCGCGCCGGCTTACGATCTGCCGTTCCTGCAGCGGTGGATCTACCGCCCGCCCCACGACGAGGTCATAGCGCAGCTGCGCTGGCACAAGTCGCGCAAGATTGCCGACATTGCCTGTGGCACAGGGATATTAAGCGAGCGAATCGCGCGGGAAGTGCAACCCGAGGAACTCTACGGTGTCGACATGTCCGACGGCATGCTCAACCAGGCCCGCGCCAGAACCGATCGCGTCCAGTGGTTGCGGGGCCCGGCCGAACAGCTGCCCTTCGACGACGGGGCGCTCGACGCCGTGGTCACCACCTCGGCGTTCCACTTCTTCGACCAGCCCGCGGCGTTGCGCGAATTCCATCGTGTGCTCGCCCCCGGCGGCCTGGTCGCCGTCTCGGCGCTCAGTGCCCGGGGCCCGCAGCTGCAGGCGTCGTCGGCCAGGTGGAAGCCGCAGCACAACGCGTCGCCCTCGGAGACGCGCAGGCTGTTCGAGGACGCCGGCTTCGTGATCAGCGATCAGCACCGCATCCGGCGGCCGATCTGGACCCGCATCGTGTCCGACCTTCTCACCGTCGGCACCAAGGGCTGA